One genomic window of Glycine max cultivar Williams 82 chromosome 16, Glycine_max_v4.0, whole genome shotgun sequence includes the following:
- the LOC112999778 gene encoding uncharacterized protein, with translation MVQEGIVLGHKISKRGIEVDKAKLDVIDKLPSSVNVKGIQSFLGHAGFYQKFIKDFSKIAKPLSNMLNKDIVFVFNDECLEAFNTLKAKKTLGFADMANFKAAGIIPKDLSWHQRKKFFHNTRHYIWDDPHLFKVGADNLLRRCVTSEEAKVIFWHCHNSPCGGHYGGNKTTTKVL, from the exons ATGGTTCAAGAAGGCATCGTGCTGGGACACAAGATTTCTAAAAGAGGAATTGAGGTGGATAAAGCAAAACTTGATGTTATTGATAAACTTCCATCTTCAGTTAATGTTAAAGGCATACAAAGTTTTTTAGGTCATGCTGGATTCTATCAAAAATTCATTAAAGACTTTTCCAAAATTGCTAAACCACTGAGTAATATGCTAAACAAGGACattgtgtttgtgtttaatgACGAATGTTTAGAAGCCTTTAACACCCTCAAAGCCAA GAAGACCCTGGGGTTTGCTGATATGGCTAATTTCAAGGCAGCAGGTATCATTCCCAAAGACCTCAGTTGGCATCAGAGAAAGAAATTCTTCCATAACACCCGACATTATATATGGGATGATCCACACTTGTTCAAGGTAGGTGCAGATAATCTTCTTAGAAGGTGTGTAACAAGTGAGGAGGCCAAGGTTATATTCTGGCACTGTCACAATTCACCATGTGGAGGGCATTATGGtggaaacaaaacaacaacTAAGGTTTTATAG
- the LOC102660435 gene encoding uncharacterized protein encodes MEHKAYWALKFLNFDEKASREHRKIQLLELEEMRLTTYESSKLYKGRVKAYHDKMLLKKDFKPGQQVLLFNSRLKLFPGKLKSKWSRPFVIKKVRPYGAIEPYNPQSQDPDKTWVVNGQRLKLYHGGDFKKAHNTIYFITH; translated from the coding sequence ATGGAACATAAAGCATATTGGGCTCTGAAATTTCTGAATTTTGATGAGAAGGCATCCAGGGAGCACAGGAAGATTCAACTGTTGGAGTTGGAAGAAATGCGACTGACAACTTACGAATCTTCAAAACTCTATAAAGGAAGAGTTAAGGCCTACCACGATAAAATGTTGTTGAAGAAAGACTTCAAACCGGGACAACAGGTACTActttttaattcaagattgaaattatttccTGGTAAGCTGAAATCTAAATGGTCTAGACCCTTTGTCATCAAGAAAGTTCGACCTTATGGTGCAATAGAGCCATATAACCCACAATCTCAGGACCCTGACAAAACATGGGTGGTAAATGGACAGAGGTTGAAATTGTACCATGGTGGAGATTTTAAAAAGGCTCACAACACCATATATTTTATCACCCATTGA